A region from the Lolium perenne isolate Kyuss_39 chromosome 4, Kyuss_2.0, whole genome shotgun sequence genome encodes:
- the LOC127294259 gene encoding uncharacterized protein: MAPPRTLAYDLIGEILLRIPPEDSACLARASLVCKTWRRILSGPAFRSRYRELHGPPPLLGYIHVLKGDEPYFSRCVSTSALRPAGRDFPGWLVLDCRHGRALFATSSPDAEGAMDLVVWNPITNEERRLPKPPRTLLPAGARHDCNAAVLCAAEGCDHIDCHGGPFRVVFVATSTSYMETVTSARLYLSESGAWSETTSVHHHLELEERYICVDMMPSVLVGDALYFSCGRKHILEYQLSAQQLSVIATPARFNGACIVIMKAEDALLKLVDIDRSSIYLWSREVDAHGIPRWVQSRTIELETLLPDDVLPVKSRWIYVSGFVEGTDVIFVHSSGYVYMVQLKSRQVTKMAIKWGRLYPFTGFGIPGIKAASICEGPRDSASSA, translated from the coding sequence ATGGCGCCGCCGCGGACGCTGGCGTACGACCTCATCGGCGAGATCCTCCTCCGCATACCGCCGGAAGACTCCGCGTGCCTCGCCCGCGCCTCCCTCGTCTGCAAGACCTGGCGTCGGATCCTCTCCGGCCCCGCCTTCCGAAGCCGCTATCGCGAGCTCCACGGGCCGCCTCCGCTGCTGGGATACATCCACGTCTTGAAGGGTGACGAACCCTACTTCTCTCGCTGCGTCTCCACCTCCGCTCTCCGTCCCGCAGGCCGCGATTTCCCCGGGTGGCTCGTGCTCGACTGCCGCCACGGCCGCGCCCTATTCGCCACATCAAGCCCCGACGCCGAGGGAGCCATGGACCTGGTCGTGTGGAACCCCATCACCAACGAGGAGCGCCGCCTGCCCAAGCCACCTCGGACCTTGCTGCCGGCAGGCGCCAGGCACGACTGCAATGCGGCCGTGCTCTGCGCCGCGGAAGGTTGCGACCACATCGACTGCCACGGGGGGCCGTTCCGTGTGGTCTTCGTCGCCACCTCTACCTCGTACATGGAGACCGTCACTTCTGCCCGCCTCTACTTGTCAGAGTCCGGCGCATGGAGCGAGACCACCTCTGTTCATCACCACCTCGAGCTCGAGGAACGGTATATTTGTGTCGACATGATGCCCAGCGTCCTTGTGGGAGATGCACTCTACTTCAGCTGCGGGAGGAAACACATCCTTGAGTACCAACTAAGTGCCCAGCAACTATCGGTGATCGCCACACCGGCCCGTTTCAATGGTGCATGCATAGTCATCATGAAGGCGGAAGACGCGCTGCTGAAACTCGTTGATATTGACAGGTCTAGCATCTATTTGTGGTCAAGGGAAGTGGATGCTCACGGAATTCCGAGGTGGGTTCAAAGCAGGACCATCGAGCTCGAGACGCTGCTCCCTGATGATGTTCTCCCAGTAAAATCTCGTTGGATATATGTCAGTGGCTTCGTGGAGGGCACTGATGTCATCTTTGTGCATTCATCTGGTTATGTCTATATGGTCCAACTCAAATCAAGGCAGGTCACAAAGATGGCCATTAAGTGGGGGAGACTATATCCCTTCACTGGCTTCGGCATTCCGG